The window TCGGGAACCACGGCACCGGCGCCACCACGCTCGCCTCCACCTCGCCGCTCGCCAGCACGTGGCGCAAGCGGTTCTCCACGAACACGCCGTGCGAGGGCTGCTCGTTGTTCGGGTAGAGGGTGGAAACGGTGAGGACTTTCATCGTGGCGCGACGCTACACGAGCGATCGGTGAAATGCGACTCACCAGGTACCATCGCGCCGATTCTCAAGACCGATGCCCAGGCAGGTAGCATAGCGGGCAGCGAACTCCCTCAGCTAGCGGACACCATCATGCACATCGAACCCTTCGGCGTAGAAATCTGGATGAACGAGTGGGAGACGAAGTGCGCGTTGAACCTCGCTGAAACGTGCGTCGAGAGCATCACCATCGCCCAGCTGCTCGCACTGGCGGGCCAAGGCGAGGAGGCCCTGGCTGCACTGCTGGAGATGAAGATGACCTACGGCGCCATCGAGGGGTCGGCGCGCCTGCGCGAGGCGATCGCCAGCCTCTACGCCAGCCAGCGGGCCGACAACGTGGTGATCACCCACGGCACCATCGGCGCCAACATGCTCGTGCACCGGGCGTTGGTGGAAGCGGGCGACCGGGTGATCGCCGTGGTGCCCACCTATCAGCAGCATTATTCCATTCCGGCGAGCCTCGGCGCTGACGTGCAGCACCTGTGGCTGCGCGAGGAGGATCGCTGGCTACCCGATCTCGATGGCCTGCGCGAGCTGGCAGCGCCCGGTGTACGCCTGATCGCCCTCACCAACCCCAACAACCCTACCGGCGCGCTCATTCCCCGCGAGATGCTGGAGGAGATCGCAGCCATCGCACGCGAGGCCGGCGCCTGGGTGCTGTGTGACGAGGTGTATCGGGGAACCGATCAGGAAGGGCCGGGCGCCACGGCGTCGATGGCCGATATCTACGAGAAGGGCATCTCCACCGGTGGCATGTCCAAGGCTTTCTCCCTGGCCGGCTTACGGTTAGGTTGGGTGAGCGCGCCGCAGGCGGTGCTCGATGCGGTGATGATCCACCGCGACTACGACACCATCAGCGTGAGCATGATCGACGACTACTTTGCCGCGTTGGCCGTGGAGCATCACGCCGAGGTGCTGGGGCGCTCGCGAACGATCACTCGCAGTAACTTAGCGGTGCTAGCGGACTGGATCGAGGGCGAGTCGCGCCTGTCGTGGGTGCGACCTCAGTCGGGCACCACCGCGCTGGTCAAGGTGGACACGACCGAGTCGTCGCGCGACTTCTGTGTGCGCCTCCTGCAGGAGACGGGCGTCATGCTCACGCCGGGGTCCGCCCTGGCCATGGAGGGCTACGTGCGCTTCGGCTACGCCAACAGCCCGCAGATCCTCAAGGAAGGGCTCGAGCGCCTAAGCGGGTTCCTCGCTCAGGGGTAGTGACTACCCGGCGGAGGAGAAGGGGCGCTGTTCGCCGCGCCGCTCTTCGAGGTGCATCGGCTCGAAGGCCTGCGCCCAGCGTTCGAACTCGTCGCGAGGCACGGGCTTGCTGAAGAAGTAGCCCTGGGCGTAGTCGCAGCCAAAGCCGGCGAGGGTGCGCACGCTGTACTCATCCTCGACCCCCTCGGCCACCACGTGCAGCTTCATGCTGTGGGCGAGGTCGATGGTGGTGCGCACGATGAACTCGTCTTCCGGGTTGCTCGCGAGTTCGCGCACGAAGGCCTGGTCGATCTTCAGCTGATCGAGGGGCAGGGCCTTCAGGTGGGCGAGCGATGAGTGGCCGGTGCCGAAGTCGTCGATGGCCACGTGCACGCCGGTCGCCTGCAGGGCCGACAGTACCTCGCGCGCGAGGGTGAGATCTTCCATCACCGAACTCTCCGTGACTTCGAGCGTGAGGGCGCTGCCGGGCACGCCCTGAGCGGCCAACGTGGTCGCCACGAAGTCCGGGAGGCTGGCGGTGACGTCCTGGGTCGAGAGATTGACAGCCACACGAAGGTTCGGGTGCTGCTCCCGCCAGGCGGCGAGATCGGTGATCACCGTCGCGATCATGTAGCGGGTGAGGTGGATGATCGCCCCCGACTCCTCCGCGGCACCGATGAACTCATCCGGCGCCAGGAAGCCGAGCGTGGGGTGGATCCACCGCGCGAGTGCTTCGGCGCCACCG of the Pseudomonadota bacterium genome contains:
- a CDS encoding aminotransferase, with translation MHIEPFGVEIWMNEWETKCALNLAETCVESITIAQLLALAGQGEEALAALLEMKMTYGAIEGSARLREAIASLYASQRADNVVITHGTIGANMLVHRALVEAGDRVIAVVPTYQQHYSIPASLGADVQHLWLREEDRWLPDLDGLRELAAPGVRLIALTNPNNPTGALIPREMLEEIAAIAREAGAWVLCDEVYRGTDQEGPGATASMADIYEKGISTGGMSKAFSLAGLRLGWVSAPQAVLDAVMIHRDYDTISVSMIDDYFAALAVEHHAEVLGRSRTITRSNLAVLADWIEGESRLSWVRPQSGTTALVKVDTTESSRDFCVRLLQETGVMLTPGSALAMEGYVRFGYANSPQILKEGLERLSGFLAQG